In one Sulfitobacter sp. LCG007 genomic region, the following are encoded:
- the tuf gene encoding elongation factor Tu, whose product MAKAKFERTKPHVNIGTIGHVDHGKTTLTAAITKYFGEFRAYDQIDGAPEEKARGITISTAHVEYETEARHYAHVDCPGHADYVKNMITGAAQMDGAILVVNAADGPMPQTREHILLGRQVGIPTMVVYLNKVDQVDDEELLELVEMEVRELLSSYEYPGDDIPIVKGSALAAMEGRDEEIGEKSIRALMAAVDEWIPTPERAVDQPFLMPVEDVFSISGRGTVVTGRVERGVINVGDEIEIVGIRDTKKTTCTGVEMFRKLLDRGEAGDNIGALLRGVDRDGVERGQVLCKPGSVTPHTEFEAEAYILTKEEGGRHTPFFANYRPQFYFRTTDVTGTVKLNEGTEMVMPGDNVSFGVELIAPIAMEQGLRFAIREGGRTVGAGVVSKITK is encoded by the coding sequence ATGGCCAAGGCAAAGTTTGAACGCACGAAACCGCACGTAAACATCGGCACGATCGGTCACGTTGACCACGGCAAGACGACGTTGACGGCGGCGATCACGAAGTATTTCGGTGAATTCCGTGCGTATGACCAGATCGACGGGGCTCCGGAGGAGAAGGCGCGGGGGATCACGATCTCGACGGCGCATGTGGAATACGAGACGGAGGCGCGCCACTACGCGCATGTGGACTGCCCGGGCCACGCGGACTACGTGAAGAACATGATCACGGGCGCGGCGCAGATGGACGGCGCGATCCTGGTGGTGAACGCGGCGGACGGCCCGATGCCGCAGACGCGCGAGCACATCCTGCTCGGCCGTCAGGTCGGCATCCCGACGATGGTGGTCTACCTCAACAAGGTCGACCAGGTGGATGACGAGGAGCTTCTGGAGCTCGTCGAGATGGAAGTGCGCGAGCTTCTGTCCTCCTACGAATATCCGGGCGACGACATTCCGATCGTGAAGGGCTCGGCCCTTGCGGCGATGGAAGGTCGCGACGAGGAGATCGGCGAGAAGTCGATCCGGGCGCTGATGGCGGCTGTGGACGAATGGATCCCGACGCCGGAGCGTGCCGTGGACCAGCCGTTCCTGATGCCGGTCGAGGACGTGTTCTCGATTTCGGGCCGCGGGACGGTTGTGACCGGTCGTGTCGAGCGCGGCGTGATCAACGTGGGCGACGAGATCGAGATCGTGGGGATCCGCGACACCAAGAAGACGACCTGCACGGGCGTCGAGATGTTCCGCAAGCTGCTGGACCGCGGCGAGGCGGGCGACAACATCGGCGCGCTGCTGCGCGGCGTTGACCGTGACGGCGTCGAGCGCGGTCAGGTTCTGTGCAAGCCGGGTTCGGTGACGCCGCACACCGAGTTCGAGGCCGAGGCCTACATCCTGACGAAGGAAGAGGGTGGCCGCCACACGCCGTTCTTCGCGAACTACCGGCCGCAGTTCTACTTCCGGACGACGGACGTGACGGGGACGGTGAAGCTGAACGAAGGCACCGAGATGGTGATGCCGGGCGACAACGTGAGCTTCGGTGTCGAACTGATCGCACCGATCGCCATGGAGCAGGGCCTGCGCTTCGCCATCCGCGAAGGCGGCCGCACCGTCGGCGCCGGCGTCGTCTCCAAGATCACCAAGTAA
- the rpoB gene encoding DNA-directed RNA polymerase subunit beta — protein MAQSYLGQKRLRKYYGKIREVLEMPNLIEVQKSSYDLFLNSGDGDLPADGEGIAGVFQSVFPIKDFNETSVLEYVKYELEKPKYDVEECQQRDMTYSAPLKVTLRLIVFDVDEDTGAKSVKDIKEQDVFMGDMPLMTPNGTFVVNGTERVIVSQMHRSPGVFFDHDKGKTHSSGKLLFACRIIPYRGSWLDFEFDAKDIVFARIDRRRKLPVTTLLYALGMDQEAIMDAYYKTVTYTQKGQGWVAPFYPERVRGTRPTYDLVDAATGEVLFEKGKKVTPRAVKQLIDEGKVKELLLPFEHIVGKFASRDIINEETGAIYVEAGDELTLEYDRDGTLIGGSVKDLIDAGVTEIPVLDIDNVNVGPYMRNTMAQDKNMNRDTALMDIYRVMRPGEPPTVEAASALFDTLFFDSERYDLSAVGRVKMNMRLDLDAPDTMRTLRREDIVACVKALVDLRDGRGEIDDIDHLGNRRVRSVGELMENQYRVGLLRMERAIKERMSSVEIDTVMPQDLINAKPAAAAVREFFGSSQLSQFMDQTNPLSEVTHKRRLSALGPGGLTRERAGFEVRDVHPTHYGRMCPIETPEGPNIGLINSLATFARVNKYGFIETPYRKVKDAQVTDEVQYMSATEEMRHTVAQANATLDPEGRFINDLVSTRQSGDYTLAPRESVDLIDVSPKQLVSVAASLIPFLENDDANRALMGSNMQRQAVPLLQAEAPLVGTGIEEVVARDSGAAIMARRGGVIDQVDAQRIVIRATEDLELGDAGVDIYRMRKFQRSNQNTCINQRPLVKVGDTVAKGQVVADGPSTDMGELALGKNVVVAFMPWNGYNYEDSILISERIARDDVFTSIHIEEFEVAARDTKLGPEEITRDIPNVGEEALRNLDEAGIVYIGADVEPGDILVGKITPKGESPMTPEEKLLRAIFGEKASDVRDTSLRVKPGDFGTVVEVRVFNRHGVEKDERALQIEREEVERLARDRDDELAILDRNIYARLKSMILGKVAVKAPKGIKANTEIDEDLLESLSRGQWWQLALKEEADAQVVEALNEQYEIQKRALNNRFEDKVEKVRRGDDLPPGVMKMVKVFVAVKRKLQPGDKMAGRHGNKGVISKVVPMEDMPFLADGTPVDFCLNPLGVPSRMNVGQILETHMGWAARGLGLNIDEALQEYRRSGDLTPVREAMKHAYGEDVYEEGVSGMDEETLIEAAGNVVRGVPIATPVFDGAKEADVNDSLKRAGFDTSGQSILFDGRTGEQFARPVTVGVKYLLKLHHLVDDKIHARSTGPYSLVTQQPLGGKAQFGGQRFGEMEVWALEAYGAAYTLQEMLTVKSDDVAGRTKVYESIVKGEDNFEAGIPESFNVLVKEVRGLGLNMELLDAEEDE, from the coding sequence ATGGCGCAATCCTACCTTGGCCAGAAACGTCTTCGCAAATATTACGGCAAGATCCGGGAAGTCCTGGAAATGCCGAACCTCATCGAGGTTCAGAAATCGTCCTACGACCTGTTCCTGAACTCCGGCGACGGCGATCTTCCGGCCGATGGCGAGGGAATCGCGGGCGTCTTCCAGTCGGTATTCCCGATCAAGGATTTCAACGAGACCTCCGTGCTCGAATACGTGAAGTACGAGCTCGAGAAGCCGAAGTATGACGTCGAGGAATGCCAGCAGCGCGACATGACCTATTCGGCGCCGCTGAAGGTCACGCTGCGCCTGATCGTGTTCGATGTCGACGAGGACACCGGCGCGAAGTCCGTCAAGGACATCAAGGAGCAGGACGTGTTCATGGGCGACATGCCCCTGATGACCCCGAACGGGACTTTCGTGGTCAATGGCACCGAGCGCGTGATCGTTTCGCAGATGCACCGCTCGCCGGGCGTGTTCTTCGACCATGACAAGGGCAAGACCCATTCGTCCGGCAAGCTTCTCTTTGCCTGCCGCATCATTCCCTACCGCGGCTCGTGGCTCGATTTCGAATTCGACGCCAAGGATATCGTCTTCGCGCGCATCGACCGCCGCCGGAAGCTTCCGGTGACGACGCTGCTCTATGCCCTCGGCATGGATCAGGAAGCGATCATGGACGCCTATTACAAGACCGTGACCTACACCCAGAAAGGTCAGGGCTGGGTTGCGCCGTTCTACCCCGAGCGCGTGCGCGGCACGCGTCCGACCTATGACCTGGTGGACGCCGCGACCGGCGAGGTGCTCTTCGAGAAGGGCAAGAAGGTTACACCTCGGGCAGTCAAGCAGCTTATCGACGAAGGCAAGGTCAAGGAACTGCTTCTGCCGTTCGAGCATATCGTCGGCAAGTTCGCCTCCCGTGACATCATCAACGAGGAAACCGGCGCGATCTACGTCGAGGCCGGAGACGAGCTGACGCTCGAATACGACCGCGACGGCACGCTGATCGGCGGTTCGGTGAAGGATCTGATCGACGCGGGTGTCACCGAGATCCCGGTGCTCGACATCGACAATGTCAATGTTGGTCCGTACATGCGCAACACCATGGCGCAGGACAAGAACATGAACCGCGACACCGCGCTCATGGACATCTACCGCGTGATGCGTCCGGGCGAGCCGCCCACCGTCGAGGCCGCTTCGGCACTCTTCGACACCCTGTTCTTCGACAGCGAGCGCTACGACCTTTCCGCCGTGGGCCGGGTCAAGATGAACATGCGGCTCGACCTCGATGCGCCGGACACCATGCGCACGCTGCGTCGCGAGGATATCGTGGCCTGTGTGAAGGCGCTGGTGGACCTGCGTGACGGGCGCGGCGAGATCGACGACATCGACCACCTCGGCAACCGTCGTGTACGCTCGGTCGGCGAGCTTATGGAAAACCAGTACCGCGTCGGGCTGCTTCGCATGGAGCGCGCGATCAAGGAACGCATGTCCTCGGTCGAGATCGACACGGTGATGCCGCAGGACCTGATCAACGCCAAGCCGGCCGCGGCGGCGGTGCGCGAATTCTTCGGTTCCTCGCAGCTCTCGCAGTTCATGGACCAGACCAACCCGCTGTCGGAAGTGACCCACAAGCGGCGTCTCTCGGCGCTTGGGCCGGGCGGCCTGACGCGCGAGCGTGCGGGCTTCGAGGTGCGCGACGTGCATCCGACCCACTATGGCCGGATGTGTCCGATCGAAACGCCGGAAGGTCCCAACATCGGCCTGATCAACTCGCTGGCCACCTTCGCGCGCGTGAACAAGTACGGCTTCATCGAAACGCCCTACCGCAAGGTGAAGGACGCGCAGGTGACCGACGAGGTCCAGTACATGTCCGCGACGGAAGAGATGCGTCATACGGTGGCCCAGGCCAACGCGACGCTCGATCCCGAGGGCAGGTTCATCAACGACCTCGTGTCGACCCGGCAGTCCGGTGACTACACGCTCGCACCGCGCGAGAGCGTCGACCTGATCGACGTGTCGCCCAAGCAGCTCGTTTCTGTCGCCGCTTCGCTGATCCCGTTCCTCGAGAACGACGACGCCAACCGGGCGCTGATGGGATCGAACATGCAGCGGCAGGCCGTGCCGCTCCTGCAGGCCGAGGCTCCGCTCGTGGGCACCGGCATCGAGGAAGTCGTGGCACGGGATTCCGGCGCGGCCATCATGGCGCGCCGGGGCGGCGTCATCGACCAGGTCGATGCGCAGCGGATCGTGATACGTGCCACCGAGGATCTCGAGCTGGGCGACGCGGGTGTGGACATCTACCGCATGCGCAAGTTCCAGCGCAGCAACCAGAACACCTGCATCAACCAGCGTCCGCTGGTGAAGGTGGGGGACACGGTCGCGAAGGGACAGGTCGTCGCGGACGGTCCGTCGACGGACATGGGGGAACTGGCGCTCGGCAAGAACGTCGTCGTCGCCTTCATGCCCTGGAACGGCTACAACTACGAGGACTCGATCCTGATCTCCGAGCGCATCGCGCGCGACGACGTCTTCACCTCGATCCACATCGAGGAATTCGAGGTCGCGGCCCGTGACACCAAGCTCGGGCCGGAAGAGATCACCCGCGACATACCGAACGTCGGCGAGGAAGCCCTGCGCAACCTCGACGAGGCGGGCATCGTCTACATCGGCGCCGACGTGGAGCCGGGCGATATTCTCGTGGGCAAGATCACACCGAAGGGCGAAAGCCCGATGACCCCGGAAGAAAAGCTTCTGCGCGCCATCTTCGGCGAGAAGGCCTCTGACGTGCGTGACACCTCGCTGCGGGTCAAGCCGGGCGACTTCGGAACGGTCGTCGAGGTGCGGGTGTTCAACCGCCACGGTGTCGAAAAGGACGAGCGTGCCCTGCAGATCGAGCGGGAAGAGGTCGAACGCCTCGCCCGGGACCGCGACGACGAACTCGCGATCCTCGACCGCAACATCTACGCGCGTCTCAAGTCGATGATCCTCGGCAAGGTGGCCGTCAAGGCGCCCAAGGGGATCAAGGCGAACACCGAGATCGACGAAGATCTGCTCGAGAGCCTGAGCCGCGGCCAATGGTGGCAGCTCGCGCTGAAGGAAGAGGCCGACGCACAGGTGGTCGAGGCCCTGAACGAGCAATACGAGATCCAGAAGCGCGCGCTCAACAACCGCTTCGAGGACAAGGTCGAGAAGGTGCGCCGGGGCGACGACCTGCCGCCGGGCGTCATGAAGATGGTCAAGGTCTTCGTGGCCGTGAAGCGCAAGCTCCAGCCGGGCGACAAGATGGCCGGGCGTCACGGCAACAAGGGCGTGATCTCGAAGGTGGTCCCGATGGAGGACATGCCGTTCCTCGCGGACGGGACGCCGGTCGACTTCTGCCTCAACCCGCTGGGTGTGCCGTCGCGCATGAACGTCGGGCAGATCCTCGAGACGCATATGGGCTGGGCCGCGCGCGGTCTGGGTCTGAACATAGACGAGGCGCTGCAGGAGTACCGCCGGTCGGGCGATCTGACCCCGGTACGCGAGGCGATGAAGCATGCCTATGGCGAGGACGTCTATGAAGAGGGCGTCAGCGGCATGGATGAGGAAACCCTCATCGAGGCAGCGGGCAACGTGGTCCGTGGTGTGCCGATCGCGACGCCGGTCTTTGACGGCGCCAAGGAAGCGGACGTCAACGACTCGCTCAAGCGGGCAGGCTTCGACACCTCGGGTCAATCGATCCTGTTCGACGGCCGCACGGGCGAGCAATTCGCGCGTCCGGTGACCGTGGGTGTGAAGTACCTGCTGAAGCTGCACCACCTCGTGGACGACAAGATCCACGCGCGCTCAACCGGACCCTACAGCCTCGTTACCCAGCAGCCGCTGGGCGGGAAGGCGCAGTTTGGTGGCCAGCGTTTCGGGGAGATGGAGGTCTGGGCTCTGGAAGCCTATGGCGCCGCCTACACCCTGCAGGAAATGCTGACGGTCAAGTCGGACGACGTGGCGGGACGGACCAAGGTCTACGAAAGCATCGTCAAGGGCGAGGACAACTTCGAAGCGGGCATCCCCGAGAGCTTCAACGTTCTCGTCAAGGAAGTGCGCGGCCTCGGCCTGAACATGGAACTTCTGGACGCGGAGGAAGACGAGTGA
- the rplA gene encoding 50S ribosomal protein L1, with amino-acid sequence MAKLSKRVRAQREAFDGRENLSVEDAVALVKSQANAKFDETIEVAMNLGVDPRHADQMVRGVVGLPNGTGKTVRVAVFARGAKADEAKAAGADIVGAEDLMETVQGGKIEFDRCIATPDMMPIVGRLGKVLGPRNLMPNPKVGTVTMDVAEAVKAAKGGEVQFKVEKAGVIHAGVGKVSFDEAKLVENVRAFVSAVARAKPAGAKGTYMKKISLSSTMGPGVSVSVENAGTNSGN; translated from the coding sequence ATGGCAAAGCTTTCAAAACGTGTCCGCGCGCAACGCGAAGCTTTCGACGGCCGCGAGAACCTGTCGGTCGAAGACGCCGTCGCCCTGGTGAAGTCCCAGGCGAACGCGAAATTCGACGAAACGATCGAAGTGGCGATGAACCTCGGCGTCGACCCGCGCCACGCGGACCAGATGGTGCGCGGCGTGGTCGGACTTCCGAACGGCACGGGCAAGACGGTGCGCGTTGCGGTCTTCGCCCGCGGCGCGAAGGCGGACGAGGCAAAGGCGGCCGGTGCTGACATCGTCGGGGCGGAAGACCTGATGGAGACCGTGCAGGGCGGCAAGATCGAGTTCGACCGCTGCATCGCCACGCCGGACATGATGCCGATCGTCGGCCGGCTGGGCAAGGTGCTCGGCCCGCGCAATCTGATGCCGAACCCCAAGGTCGGAACGGTGACCATGGATGTGGCCGAAGCCGTCAAGGCGGCGAAGGGCGGCGAAGTCCAGTTCAAGGTCGAGAAGGCAGGCGTGATCCATGCGGGCGTCGGCAAGGTGTCGTTCGACGAGGCCAAGCTGGTCGAGAACGTGCGTGCTTTCGTGTCCGCTGTCGCGCGGGCAAAGCCCGCCGGCGCCAAGGGGACCTACATGAAGAAGATCTCGCTTTCCTCGACCATGGGTCCGGGGGTGAGCGTTTCTGTCGAGAACGCGGGTACCAACAGCGGCAACTGA
- the rplL gene encoding 50S ribosomal protein L7/L12 has translation MADLKKLAEEIVGLTLLEAQELKTILKDEYGIEPAAGGAVMMAGPAADAGGAAEEEKTEFDVVLKNAGASKINVIKEVRGITGLGLKEAKDLVEAGGKIKEGVAKAEAEEIKSKLEAAGAEVELA, from the coding sequence ATGGCTGATCTGAAGAAACTGGCAGAAGAGATCGTTGGTCTGACCCTGCTGGAAGCGCAAGAACTGAAAACCATCCTCAAGGACGAATACGGCATCGAGCCCGCAGCTGGCGGCGCTGTCATGATGGCCGGCCCGGCAGCCGACGCCGGTGGCGCAGCCGAGGAAGAGAAGACCGAATTCGACGTCGTTCTGAAGAACGCCGGCGCTTCCAAGATCAACGTGATCAAGGAAGTCCGCGGCATCACCGGTCTTGGCCTGAAGGAAGCCAAGGACCTGGTCGAAGCCGGCGGCAAGATCAAGGAAGGCGTTGCGAAGGCCGAAGCAGAAGAGATCAAGAGCAAGCTGGAAGCAGCTGGCGCCGAGGTCGAACTGGCCTGA
- the secE gene encoding preprotein translocase subunit SecE has protein sequence MATTNPLQFIQQVRTEVSKVVWPTRREVLLTTVMVFILAALTAIFFATVDIIIRGGLQAVLTFFGQG, from the coding sequence ATGGCTACCACCAATCCGCTTCAGTTCATCCAGCAGGTTCGCACCGAGGTTTCCAAGGTCGTCTGGCCAACCCGGCGCGAGGTCTTGCTGACGACGGTGATGGTATTCATCCTGGCGGCGCTGACGGCGATCTTCTTCGCCACCGTGGACATCATCATCCGCGGCGGTCTGCAGGCGGTCCTGACGTTCTTCGGGCAGGGCTGA
- the nusG gene encoding transcription termination/antitermination protein NusG, with amino-acid sequence MAKRWYSVSVLSNFEKKIAEQIKASTAEQGLEEQIDEVLVPTEEVIEVRRGKKVTTERRFMPGYVLVHMEMSDQGYHLINSINRVTGFLGPQGRPMPMRDAEVNAILNRVQEGEETPRTLIHFEVGEKVKVADGPFEDFDGMIEEVDEDNQRLKVSVSIFGRETPVELEFTQVNKQV; translated from the coding sequence ATGGCAAAACGCTGGTATTCGGTCTCGGTTCTGTCGAACTTCGAAAAGAAGATCGCGGAACAGATCAAGGCCTCGACGGCCGAGCAGGGACTGGAAGAACAGATCGACGAGGTCCTCGTGCCCACCGAAGAGGTGATCGAGGTGCGGCGGGGCAAGAAGGTGACGACAGAGCGGCGTTTCATGCCCGGCTACGTGCTTGTGCATATGGAGATGTCCGATCAGGGGTACCATCTGATCAATTCGATCAATCGCGTCACGGGGTTCCTCGGGCCGCAGGGCCGCCCGATGCCGATGCGCGACGCCGAGGTGAACGCGATCCTGAACCGGGTCCAGGAAGGCGAGGAGACGCCGCGGACCCTGATCCACTTCGAGGTGGGCGAGAAGGTAAAGGTTGCCGACGGTCCCTTCGAGGACTTCGATGGCATGATCGAGGAAGTCGACGAGGACAACCAGCGCCTCAAGGTGTCGGTCTCGATCTTCGGCCGGGAAACGCCGGTCGAGCTGGAATTCACTCAGGTCAACAAGCAGGTCTGA
- the rplK gene encoding 50S ribosomal protein L11, whose protein sequence is MAKKVIGSLKLQVKAGQANPSPPVGPALGQRGINIMEFCKAFNAKTAEMEPGAPCPTVITYYQDKSFTMEIKTPPASYYLKKAAKVQSGAKNPSRETIGTVSVAQVREIAEAKMKDLNANDIEGAMQIILGSARSMGIEVR, encoded by the coding sequence ATGGCCAAGAAAGTTATCGGCAGCCTCAAGCTGCAAGTTAAGGCCGGACAGGCCAACCCGTCCCCGCCCGTGGGCCCCGCCCTCGGTCAGCGCGGGATCAACATCATGGAATTCTGCAAGGCCTTCAATGCGAAGACCGCCGAAATGGAGCCGGGCGCTCCGTGTCCGACCGTGATCACCTATTACCAGGACAAGTCCTTCACGATGGAAATCAAGACGCCGCCGGCGTCGTATTACCTCAAGAAGGCGGCGAAGGTGCAAAGTGGCGCCAAGAACCCGAGCCGCGAGACCATCGGCACGGTGAGCGTCGCGCAGGTGCGCGAGATCGCGGAAGCGAAGATGAAGGATCTGAACGCCAACGATATCGAGGGCGCGATGCAGATCATCCTGGGTTCGGCCCGGTCCATGGGAATCGAGGTGCGCTGA
- the rplJ gene encoding 50S ribosomal protein L10 yields MDRAQKEQLVDELGQIFESSGVVVVSHYAGLTVAEMQDLRARARAAGGAVRVAKNRLAKIALEGKPCASIASLLTGMTVLTFSEDPVAAAKVAQDYAKANSKFEILGGAMGENALDPAGVEAVSKMPSREELIASIVGCIGAPASNIAGAIGAPASNIASILSTIEDKAAA; encoded by the coding sequence GTGGATAGAGCCCAGAAAGAACAACTGGTCGACGAGCTCGGCCAGATTTTCGAAAGCTCTGGCGTCGTAGTGGTCAGCCACTACGCCGGTCTGACAGTTGCCGAAATGCAGGACCTTCGCGCGCGCGCTCGCGCTGCGGGCGGGGCCGTGCGTGTTGCCAAGAACAGGCTCGCCAAGATCGCCCTCGAGGGAAAGCCGTGCGCAAGCATCGCTTCGCTTCTCACGGGCATGACCGTTCTCACCTTTTCCGAAGACCCCGTGGCAGCAGCCAAGGTGGCCCAGGACTACGCCAAGGCGAACTCGAAATTCGAGATCCTCGGCGGTGCAATGGGTGAGAATGCGTTGGATCCGGCTGGTGTCGAAGCCGTGTCGAAAATGCCGTCGCGTGAAGAGCTCATCGCTTCGATCGTCGGCTGCATCGGCGCGCCTGCCTCGAACATCGCCGGCGCCATTGGCGCTCCTGCAAGCAATATCGCGTCCATCCTGTCCACCATCGAGGACAAGGCGGCCGCCTGA